The genomic segment GCTTCTCGCAGTGCCTCTCGAAGATGGACATCTTGTCGAACATCCTGTTGCACACCTTGCAGTGATAGATGCACTCGGCGGGCCGGAGGCGGAGCTTCAGCCGCAGGTAGGGGGAGCAGACGAAGGAGTCCGAGCACACGCTGCAGCGGAGCGCCTCGACAGCGCCGCCCTGGTGGCTCTTCTCATGCTGCCTCAGCACCGACACCGACCTGAAGCTCTTCCGGCATTTCACACACACGTGCCTTCCCTCTCCTGACTCCAGGGCCTGATGGGACagcaagtgggcggagctacGGAAGCCTTTGCCACATTTCTCACATTTATATGGACGCTCACCTAGGAGACGACAAAATAACGACTTACACAGCAAGTAACTTCaactagacagacagacatagttagatagatagatagataaacagacagacagacagacagatagatagatagacagatagatagatagatagatagatagatagatagatagatagatagatagatagacagatagatagatagatagatagatagatagatagatagacagatggacagacagacagacagacagacagacagataaatagatagatagatagatagatagatagatagatagatagacggacagacagacagacagacagacagacagacagacagacagacagacagacagatagatagatagatagatagatagatagacagacagacagacagacagacagactcattcagagaggtttggtgtaaaacggttcagacgtctttacagtggtggtgatgggaaccaggcgtcgccatgactacaacacagatatagacactttatttaccatccagaaccaccagagaacctacacgagtctcctgagtttatatggaatgctgatgatggaaaacagcgGTAGTTCTGCAGGCAGCCTCATTATAGAGGTTTCATCTAATAACTCTGTGTGATGGAGCTCGtcagacgtttggttcccatcacaacTGCTGTGAAGATGTCTGAGCGACTGTGTTTACATCGTGCAGAAAGGTTGAAAGATCTGTGGACTTCCCCTTTTTATACGAGCACAGTAACAAATCAGACCATTATGCAGTTATGATATTGGCGAGTGCTTTTTACACTTACATaatatttttcagcttttaatgtttatattttaattccGGATCTACTGTTTGGCTGTAATATCACGTTTCTGTGGTATCACTCAGCCCCACACTCACCTGTGTGCTGCCGCAGGTGCATGATCAGCCCAGCCTTCTGGGTGAAAGCCTTTTCACACAGCGTGCATTTGTAGGGCTTTTCGCCCGTGTGGAGCCGCTGGTGGGTCTTCAGGTGAGACGCGCGGCCGAAGCTCTTTCCGCAGTCTGGACATTTAAagggtttctctcctgtgtggatggcCTTGAGGCAGAGGTgggaaatatgacaatatttgaTCACTACTGTAATAAATGAGTGTGTTGTAGGAATGGGCATTACTTCCAGAACAACTGCGTCTcatgaaaaagacagaaagacgtTCAGACCAATTACtgagagcctgtaaacaaccaGCAGCGTGTGATAACCGCGTGAACTGCACAGGAAAGATCAGCCAAGCGGGCGGCGGCTGTTCACTGTAACCTGCTGCTCGAATCTTCCCAGCGGTCCTTTtacaaaggggaattccacagatttccAGAGCTGCTGTATAATTCAATGGttaatatctatctatctatctatctatctatctatctatctatctatctatctatctatctgctgttccatccatccatccatctatccgtccgtccgtccgtccgtctatcaatctatctgctgttccatccatccatctatctatctgctgttccatccgtccgtccgtccatctatatatctatctatctatctatctatctgctgttccatccatccatctatctatctgctgtaCCATCcgtccgtctatctatctatctatctatctatctatctatctatctatctatctatctatctgctgttccatccatccatctatctatctgctgttccatccgtccgtccgtctatctatctatctatctatctatctatctatctatctatctatctatctatctatctgctgttccatccatccatctatctatctgctgttccatccatccatctatctatctgctgttccatccatctgtccgtccgtccgtccatccatccatccattcatccatccatctatctgtctgctgttccatctatctatctatctatctatctatctatctatctatctatctatctatctatctatctatctatctgctgttccatccatccatccatctatccgcccgtccgtctatctatctatctatctatctatctatctatctatctatctgctgttccatctatctatctatctatctatctatctatctatctatctatctatctatctatctatctgctgttccatccatccatccgtctatctatccgtccgtccgtccgtccatccatccatccatccatctatccgtccgtccgtctatctatctatctatctatctatctatctatctatctatctatctatctgctgttccatctatctatctatctatctatctatctatctatctatctatctatctatctatctatctgctgttccatccatccgtccgtccgtccgtccgtccgtccgtccatctatctatctatctatctatctatctatctatctatctatctatctatctatctatctatctgctgttccatccatccatctatctactgttccatccatccatctatctatctgctgttccatccgtccgtccgtccatctatatatctatctatctatctatctatctgctgttccatccatccatctatctatctgctgttccatccatccatccatctatccgtccgtccgtccgtccgtccgtctatcaatctatctatctatctatctatctatctatctatctatctatctatctatctatctatctatctgctgttccatccatccatctatctatctgctgttccatccgtccgtctatctatctatctatctatctatctatctgctgttccatccatccatctatctatctgctgttccatccgtccgtccgtccatctatctatctatctatctatctatctatctatctatctatctgctgttccatccatccatctatctactgttccatccatccatctatctatctgctgttccatccatccgtccgtccatctatatatctatctatctatctatctatctgctgttccatccatccatctatctatctgctgttccatccatccatccatctatccgtccgtccgtccgtccgtccgtctatcaatctatctatctatctatctatctatctatctatctatctgctgttccatccatccatctatctatctgctgttccatccgtccgtctatctatctatctatctatctatctatctatctatctatctatctatctatctatctatctgctgttccatccatccatctatctatctgctgttccatccgCCCGTCCGTccatctatatatctatatatctatctatctatctgttctatccatccatccatctgctgttccatccatccatctatcgaTCTGCtgttccttccatccatccatccatctatccgtccgtccgtctatctatctatctatctatctatctatctatctatctatctatctgctgttccatccatccatctatctatctgctgttccatccatccgtccgtacgtccgtccatccatccatccatccatccatccatccatccattcatccatccatctatctgtctgctgttccatctatctatctatctatctatctatctatctatctatctatctatctatctatctatctgctgttccatccatccatctatctatctgctgttccatccatccgtccgtacgtccgtccatccatccatccatccatccatccatccatccattcatccatccatctatctgtctgctgttccatctatctatctatctatctatctatctatctatctatctatctatctatctgctgttccatctatctatctatctatctatctatctatctatctatctatctatctgttccatctatctatctatctatctatctatctatctatctatctatctatctgttctatccatccatccatctgctgttccatccatccaactatctatctatctgctgttccttccatccatccatccatccgtccgtccgtccatctatctatctatctatctatctatctatctatctatctatctatctatctatctatctgctgttccatccatccatctatccatctgctgttccatccatccgtccgcccgtccgtccatccatccatccattcatccatccatccatctatctgtctgctgttccatctatctatctatctatctatctatctatctatctatctatctatctatctatctatctgctgttctatctatctatctatctatctatctatctatctatctgttctatctatctgttctatccatccatccgctgttccatccatccatctatctatctatctatctatctgctgttccttccatccatccgtccgtccgtccgtccgtccgtccgtccatctatctatctatctatctatctgctgttccatccatccatctatctatctgctgttccatccatctgtccgtccgtccgtccatccatccatccattcatccatccatctatctgtctgctgttccatctatctatctttctatctttctatctatctatctatctatctatctatctatctatctatctatctatctatctatctgctgttccatccatccatctatctatctgctgttccatccatccatctatctatctgctgttccatccatctgtccgtccgtccgtccatccatccatccattcatccatccatctatctgtctgctgttccatctatctatctatctatctatctatctatctatctatctatctgctgttccatccatccatccatctatccgtccgtccgtctatctatctatctatctatctatctatctatctatctatcaatctatctatctatctatctgctgttccatccgtccgtccgtccgtgcgtccgtccgtccgtccgtccgtccgtccgtccgtctatctatctatctatctatctatctatctatctatctatctatctatctatctatctgctgttccatctatctatctatctatctatctatctatctatctatctatctatctatctatctgctgttccatccatccatccatccatccatctatccgtccatccgtccgtccatccatccatccatccatccatccatccatctatctatctatctatctatctatctatctatctgctgttccatccatccatctatctatctatctgctgttccatccatccatctatctactgttccatccatccatccatccatccatccatccatccatccatccatctatctatctatctatctatctatctatctatctatctatctatctatctatctatctgctgttccatctatctatctatctatctatctgtctatctatctatctatctatctatctatctatctatctatctatctatctatctatctgtctgctgttctatctatctatctatctatctatctatctgctgttctatctatctatctatctatctatctatctgtctgtctatctgtctgtctatctgtctgtctgtctatctgtctatctatctatctatctatctatctatctatctatctatctatctatctatctatctatctatctgctgttccatccatccatctatctatctgctgttccatccatccatctatctatctgctgttccatccatctgtccgtccgtccgtccatccatccatccattcatccatccatctatctgtctgctgttccatctatctatctatctatctatctatctatctatctatctatctatctatctatctatctatctatctatctatctatctgctgttccatccatccatccatctatccgtccgtccgtctatctatctatctatctatctatctatctatctatctatctatctatctatctgctgttccatct from the Pygocentrus nattereri isolate fPygNat1 chromosome 6, fPygNat1.pri, whole genome shotgun sequence genome contains:
- the LOC108413097 gene encoding zinc finger protein 501; translation: MQPARRSAVLHRRSHAGEKPHTCLTCSKTFISSTHLALHLRTHAGERRYKCSVCNKVFTQPAHLMRHKAIHTGEKPFKCPDCGKSFGRASHLKTHQRLHTGEKPYKCTLCEKAFTQKAGLIMHLRQHTGERPYKCEKCGKGFRSSAHLLSHQALESGEGRHVCVKCRKSFRSVSVLRQHEKSHQGGAVEALRCSVCSDSFVCSPYLRLKLRLRPAECIYHCKVCNRMFDKMSIFERHCEKHREQPDSDVEEEGEKEEDTGDPLFLPHGADFTYPSEVNTRSKTRAKTKLEPSK